From Thermoleophilum album:
CACATCGCGATCAGCGCCAACGTCCCGGTGCGCGAGTTCCTCGACTGGCTGCACAGCCTCGGCAGCGAGCTCGTGATCGAGTTCCCGACGCGCGACGATCCGATGGTGCAGAAACTGCTGGCCGGCAAGCGTGCCGGGCTTCACCCCGACTACGAGCGCGAGCGTTTCGAACGCGAGCTGCGCGAGCTGTTCGAAATTCGCAAGTCCGTCGAGCTGCCGTCGGGAACGCGCATTCTCTACCACGCGTATCCGCGCGGCTCGGGCGCTGGCTCGGCCGCCGCGGCGTCGGGCACGCGCGCCGGCGGCTGATGGAGCGAGCGGCAGCGCCGAACACGAACGAGGAGGGCGGTCGCACGCGTGCACGCGCGCTGTTCGCTTCCTTCCTGCGGCTTCTCGCTTTGTCGTCGCTCGCTTTCGCCGGGCCGCTCTTCGACCTATTGCGCGAAAACCCCGAGTTTTTCGCCGCTCGCGGATCGCCGCCGCTCGACATCGTCACCTTCGCGCTCGGGTGGGTGCTCGTGCCGCCGCTCCTGCTTGTGGCGCTCGAAGCGATCGTCACTGTCGCCTCGCGACGGGCCGGTCGGGCCGTGCACCTTGCGAGCGTCGTGGTGCTCGTCGCCTTGATCGTGTCGCCGACGCTTAAGCGCGTCGGGACGCTGAGCGACGGCGTGCACGTTGCTGTGGCGCTCGCACTCGGCGTGGCTGTGGCGGCGCTGTACGTGCGCGCTCGAGCGGTGCGCTCCTTCGTCTCGGCGCTGGCTTTCGCGCCGGCTCTGTTTCTGGCGCTGCTGCTCGTTTTCTCGCCGGTGTCGAAACTCGTCTTCCCGAGCGAGGCGAGTGCGCGTGCAGTAGGCGGGGTACCGCGCGCGCCGGTGGTCGTTGTTCTCTTCGACGAGTTTCCCGTCGCGTCGCTTCTCGACCGCAACGGCCGCATCGACGCCCGCCGCTATCCGAACTTCGCAGCCCTCGCGCGTGACGCCACCTGGTACCGCAACACCTACACCGTGTACGACTCGACCGAGCGTGCCCAGCCGGCGATCATGGACGGCAACTATCCGCGCAAGGACACGCTTCCGACCGCGTCCGACCATCCCAACAGCATCTTCACGCTGCTCGGGCGCACGTACACGATGAACGTCTCGGAGGAGGCGACCAGCGTCTGTCCGACCAGTCTCTGCCGTGACGAGCGCACCGAGGAGCCGTTCGCCGAGCGGATGCGCTCGATCGTCGGCGACCTGGCGCTCGTTTGGGCACACGTGGTCGCGCCTGCGCACGCCGAGGACCGGTTGCCGTCGGTGTCGCAAACATGGGGCAACTTCGGCGCCGGCGAAGGGGCCGAATCGAGCCGCCGCGCCACCGTCGGTGCCGGCGAGCGGCCCAACACCCGTGCCAACCTCAACGCAAACCGCAACCACCGTTTCCTCGAGTGGGTCGCGCGCATCCGCCCGGGCTCGCGGCCGTCGCTCAACTTCAAGCACACGCTGCTGCCGCACATCCCGTGGCAGTACCTGCCGACCGGGCAGCAGTACCGACGGGTGGCGAGCGATCCGATCCCCGGCATCAACCGCTACGCCTACCGCGACCCCGGCCAGGTCGCTGTTCTCTGGCAGCGCCACCTCTTGCAGGTCGGGTTCGCGGACTACCTGATCGGGCGCCTCATCCGCCACCTGAAGCGCGAAGGTCTGTACGACCGGGCGCTGATCGCGATCGCCGCCGATCACGGCGTCGCGTTCGATGTCGGCGCCTACGACCGCCGGCGCCTGACGCGGCGCAACGCGGCCGCGGTCGGAGCAGTGCCTTTCCTGCTCAAGGCGCCTTTCCAGCGGCGCGGGCGGATCGACGACGCGTACGTCGAGACGGTCGACATCCTGCCCACGATCCTCCACGTGCTCGGCGTCGATCCGCGCGTGCGCATGGACGGCAAGCCCGCCTCGAGCCCCGCCGTGCGCGCGCGACGACGGGTGCGCATT
This genomic window contains:
- a CDS encoding sulfatase-like hydrolase/transferase, whose product is MERAAAPNTNEEGGRTRARALFASFLRLLALSSLAFAGPLFDLLRENPEFFAARGSPPLDIVTFALGWVLVPPLLLVALEAIVTVASRRAGRAVHLASVVVLVALIVSPTLKRVGTLSDGVHVAVALALGVAVAALYVRARAVRSFVSALAFAPALFLALLLVFSPVSKLVFPSEASARAVGGVPRAPVVVVLFDEFPVASLLDRNGRIDARRYPNFAALARDATWYRNTYTVYDSTERAQPAIMDGNYPRKDTLPTASDHPNSIFTLLGRTYTMNVSEEATSVCPTSLCRDERTEEPFAERMRSIVGDLALVWAHVVAPAHAEDRLPSVSQTWGNFGAGEGAESSRRATVGAGERPNTRANLNANRNHRFLEWVARIRPGSRPSLNFKHTLLPHIPWQYLPTGQQYRRVASDPIPGINRYAYRDPGQVAVLWQRHLLQVGFADYLIGRLIRHLKREGLYDRALIAIAADHGVAFDVGAYDRRRLTRRNAAAVGAVPFLLKAPFQRRGRIDDAYVETVDILPTILHVLGVDPRVRMDGKPASSPAVRARRRVRIFERGSFRPIVFSAADWQSRKRALLARQLALFGDGAEGPWRIFEIGPRTDLLRRSVATLRTTVAHGVRARFVEAGEYRNVDPRSTTVPVWVTGWIEGSPRGATRDVAVAVNGTIVGVGRTFHLVRDQGENFSIVVPWWVFRRGRNDVALYEVRGNGAGTELALIGRAP